From ANME-2 cluster archaeon, the proteins below share one genomic window:
- a CDS encoding translation initiation factor IF-6 — protein MANQTNFRGNSVLGVYARCTEDFILLPREADRQFKQVIGGALDVDVIPTSIDGSSIIGCMCCGNSNGHLISKRVNDAELKEIGKYVRVKRLEGILTAAGNNILANDTAALVNPNMPDRAVEEIGEFLDVEVYRGTIGGLNTVGMAATVTNKGVLVHPRASKFELDRLDEIFSLHVDIGTVNLGSPLVGSGLLANSKGYVVGRETTGHEMGRIEDALGYL, from the coding sequence ATGGCTAACCAGACCAATTTTAGAGGTAATTCGGTCCTCGGTGTATATGCCAGGTGCACCGAGGATTTTATCTTATTACCAAGGGAAGCAGACAGGCAGTTCAAACAGGTAATTGGGGGTGCCCTGGATGTGGATGTAATTCCCACATCTATAGACGGGAGCAGCATTATAGGTTGTATGTGTTGTGGGAACAGTAACGGGCACTTAATATCTAAAAGAGTAAATGATGCTGAACTAAAAGAGATCGGGAAATATGTGCGTGTTAAACGGCTGGAGGGCATTCTCACGGCAGCAGGTAATAATATACTTGCGAATGATACTGCAGCCCTTGTAAATCCTAATATGCCAGACCGGGCCGTGGAAGAGATCGGTGAATTCCTGGACGTGGAAGTGTATAGGGGCACTATCGGCGGACTCAATACTGTGGGGATGGCCGCTACTGTAACCAATAAAGGGGTACTGGTACATCCCAGGGCCAGCAAATTCGAACTTGATAGGCTGGATGAGATATTTTCACTTCATGTGGATATCGGGACAGTGAATCTGGGTTCTCCGCTGGTCGGGTCGGGACTGCTGGCTAATTCAAAAGGATATGTTGTAGGCAGGGAAACCACAGGGCATGAGATGGGGCGCATTGAGGATGCGCTGGGATATCTCTGA
- a CDS encoding 50S ribosomal protein L31e: MVDTGEEQVYTIPLRAVKYVPRWQRSKKAVSEVFRYLERHTKTDRKLIRMNPEISEKIWDRGSEKPPSKIRVKTMKFEDGVVEAELAAE; the protein is encoded by the coding sequence ATGGTAGATACAGGTGAAGAGCAGGTTTATACGATTCCACTCAGGGCAGTAAAGTATGTGCCCCGCTGGCAGCGCAGCAAGAAAGCAGTGAGTGAGGTTTTCAGGTATCTTGAGCGGCATACGAAAACTGACAGGAAATTGATCAGGATGAATCCTGAAATCAGTGAAAAAATATGGGATCGTGGATCAGAGAAACCACCATCGAAGATCAGGGTCAAGACCATGAAGTTCGAAGATGGGGTCGTGGAAGCCGAGCTCGCTGCCGAGTGA
- a CDS encoding 50S ribosomal protein L39e: MSKKSKGKKIRLAKAHNQNHRVPSWAIIKTNRAVVTHPKRRHWRRSSLNIG; this comes from the coding sequence ATGAGTAAAAAATCAAAAGGTAAGAAGATAAGGCTGGCTAAAGCCCATAACCAAAATCATAGGGTCCCATCATGGGCCATAATCAAAACTAACAGGGCTGTAGTGACTCATCCTAAACGCCGGCACTGGAGACGCAGCAGTCTGAATATTGGATAA
- a CDS encoding alpha hydrolase: protein MKACVLFSSGKDSSLAAILLEPFFDVELVTINFGIVPTHEFARQSASRLGFPHNVIMLQSSLIEEAAAMLAEDGFPGRAINYLHQSALEAVCSTPDTTIVADGTRRDDRVPMLSPAQVRSLEDRHNIKYIRPLSGYGRSAVDVLVDAHLQVVQGESDSVEKADYEVELRSFIRKQYNEGDSMVERLFPGHIQSRVTDRKYL from the coding sequence ATGAAGGCTTGTGTATTGTTCAGTAGCGGCAAGGACAGTTCCCTTGCAGCTATCCTGCTGGAACCATTTTTCGATGTGGAACTTGTAACTATCAATTTCGGTATTGTGCCCACGCATGAATTCGCACGTCAATCTGCATCCAGGCTTGGATTCCCCCACAATGTGATAATGCTACAGTCTTCCCTGATCGAAGAAGCTGCTGCAATGTTGGCTGAAGACGGGTTTCCCGGACGAGCGATCAACTATCTTCACCAGAGCGCACTTGAAGCCGTGTGTTCAACACCGGACACTACTATCGTGGCCGACGGCACGCGCCGGGATGATAGGGTGCCTATGCTTTCCCCTGCGCAGGTGAGAAGCCTGGAAGACAGGCACAATATCAAGTATATCCGTCCGCTTTCAGGCTACGGCCGGTCTGCGGTTGATGTTTTGGTGGACGCCCATCTACAGGTTGTACAGGGAGAAAGTGACAGTGTAGAAAAGGCTGATTATGAAGTAGAACTCAGGTCATTTATACGAAAACAATATAACGAAGGTGATAGTATGGTGGAGCGTTTATTTCCAGGACATATACAATCACGCGTAACAGACAGGAAATATTTATAA
- a CDS encoding DNA-binding protein: protein MAEDELEAIRRRKMELLKQQQAQMPDPQAAAQQEQAMAEMEARKQAILRSILTPEARERLNTLRMTKPELVQSVEAQLVGLGQSGRLQDKIDDAKLKNLLFQLQPKKREMSITRK, encoded by the coding sequence ATGGCTGAAGATGAACTGGAAGCTATTAGACGTCGAAAAATGGAATTGTTAAAGCAGCAACAGGCACAAATGCCAGATCCACAGGCTGCTGCCCAGCAAGAACAGGCCATGGCCGAAATGGAAGCAAGGAAACAGGCCATCTTACGCTCAATCCTGACACCCGAAGCTAGGGAGCGATTGAATACATTAAGGATGACAAAGCCTGAACTTGTGCAAAGTGTGGAGGCACAGCTTGTTGGACTGGGACAATCGGGTAGGTTGCAGGATAAGATAGATGATGCTAAATTGAAAAATCTCTTATTTCAATTACAACCCAAAAAACGTGAGATGAGCATAACCCGGAAATGA
- a CDS encoding 30S ribosomal protein S19e translates to MTTVYDIPADILIKNVAQKLKDENFVQAPDWGSQVKTGVHKELSPMDQDWWYTRCASIVRRIYIDGPTGVSRLRSFYGGKMRKGSASPHHARGSGSVIRAALQQLESAGFVKSVKKGRVITPKGQSLLDNIAYEAKSGLLEQYPGIDKY, encoded by the coding sequence ATGACAACAGTGTATGATATTCCTGCAGATATACTGATTAAGAATGTAGCACAGAAACTTAAAGATGAAAATTTCGTACAAGCCCCTGATTGGGGATCACAGGTTAAGACCGGTGTCCACAAGGAACTGTCTCCAATGGACCAGGATTGGTGGTACACCAGGTGTGCATCAATAGTACGCCGGATTTACATTGATGGTCCTACCGGTGTTTCAAGGCTCAGGAGCTTTTACGGCGGAAAGATGCGCAAGGGCTCAGCATCCCCACATCACGCAAGAGGTAGCGGTTCTGTTATAAGGGCAGCACTTCAACAGCTTGAAAGTGCGGGTTTTGTCAAATCTGTGAAGAAAGGCCGGGTAATTACTCCAAAGGGTCAGTCCTTACTTGATAATATTGCATATGAGGCAAAGTCAGGATTGCTGGAGCAATACCCTGGTATTGATAAATATTAG
- a CDS encoding NTP transferase domain-containing protein yields MKAVILGAGEGLRCRPLTLTRSKVMLPVANKPILEHIIDALFKCSINDIIMVVGYKKERIMDHFRDGVDFGVNITYVEQKGQIGTAHAIKQVSSHVDDAFIVLNGDNIIEAGTISDILAGRSGDVTILTVVREHTEGYGVVVSEKNKVMNIIEKTTEDLSHNVNTGTYIFNPDIFDYIEATSISETGEYAITDTIQQMIDDGKNVNMVHSEAMWLDAVHSWDLLKANAYLLDRFEPTVNDCTIEEGAVVRGRVSIGQDTVIHPGSFILGPVVIGKNCEIGPNAVVLPSTTIGNYSIIEPSALIKNSIIMHDVRVGAFSYISNSILGAHNSIGSHFITETKENFFIEMKGILHIAAKLGTVIGDGNNIKHKVLTEPGKMISTGCSIASGVNVSRYIPRNSKVF; encoded by the coding sequence ATGAAAGCCGTAATACTTGGAGCGGGAGAAGGATTGAGATGCCGCCCCCTTACACTCACCAGATCAAAGGTAATGTTGCCTGTGGCAAACAAGCCAATCCTGGAACATATTATTGATGCTCTTTTCAAATGCAGTATTAATGACATAATTATGGTCGTAGGATACAAAAAAGAGCGAATAATGGATCATTTTCGGGATGGAGTGGATTTTGGGGTAAATATTACTTATGTAGAGCAAAAAGGCCAGATCGGCACTGCACATGCCATAAAACAGGTGTCGTCCCATGTGGATGATGCATTCATAGTCCTAAATGGTGATAATATTATAGAAGCTGGTACTATATCTGATATCCTTGCCGGTAGATCTGGTGATGTGACTATACTGACCGTTGTCAGAGAGCATACTGAAGGATATGGTGTAGTGGTCTCTGAAAAAAACAAAGTGATGAATATCATCGAAAAGACAACAGAAGACCTGAGCCATAATGTGAATACCGGGACATATATTTTTAATCCTGATATTTTTGATTACATAGAAGCAACCTCTATTTCCGAGACTGGTGAGTATGCCATCACCGATACTATCCAGCAGATGATCGACGACGGTAAGAACGTTAACATGGTCCATTCAGAAGCCATGTGGCTGGATGCCGTACATTCCTGGGATTTACTAAAGGCAAATGCCTATCTGCTTGATCGGTTCGAACCTACAGTAAATGACTGCACAATCGAAGAAGGAGCTGTGGTCAGGGGTAGAGTAAGCATAGGTCAGGATACAGTCATTCATCCAGGTTCGTTTATCCTTGGGCCTGTAGTAATAGGAAAAAATTGCGAGATCGGTCCGAATGCAGTAGTACTTCCTTCAACTACCATTGGTAATTATTCAATTATTGAGCCGTCAGCCCTGATAAAGAACAGCATAATAATGCACGATGTCAGGGTGGGTGCATTTTCATATATATCTAATTCAATACTCGGTGCCCACAACAGTATAGGTTCCCATTTCATTACTGAAACAAAAGAGAATTTTTTTATCGAAATGAAAGGCATTCTTCACATAGCTGCCAAACTTGGTACCGTAATCGGTGACGGAAACAACATCAAACACAAGGTTTTAACCGAACCTGGCAAAATGATATCCACTGGATGCAGTATTGCATCCGGGGTAAATGTTTCCAGGTATATACCCAGGAACTCAAAAGTATTCTGA